A single Pseudomonas sp. MM223 DNA region contains:
- the metN_1 gene encoding Methionine import ATP-binding protein MetN (*Name metN_1), with the protein MIEFQQVHKTYRVAGREIPALNPTSLTIEDGQVFGLIGHSGAGKSTMLRLINRLEEPSGGKIIVDGEDVTAFNASQLRGFRQQVGMIFQHFNLLASKTVADNVALPLTLAGELSRSEIDKRVTELLARVGLSDHAKKYPAQLSGGQKQRVGIARALSTNPKILLCDEATSALDPQTTASVLQLLAEINRELKLTIVLITHEMDVIRRVCDCVAVMDAGQIVEQGSVAEVFLHPQHPTTKRFVQEDEQVDEGEQRDDFAHVPGRIVRLTFQGDATYAPLLGTVARETGVDYSILAGRIDRIKDVPYGQLTLALIGGDMEAAFARFKAADVHMEVLR; encoded by the coding sequence GTGATCGAGTTCCAACAGGTACATAAGACCTACCGCGTTGCCGGTAGGGAAATCCCCGCACTGAATCCGACCAGCCTGACCATCGAAGATGGCCAGGTGTTCGGCCTGATCGGCCATTCCGGCGCCGGCAAAAGCACCATGCTGCGCCTGATCAACCGCCTGGAAGAACCTTCCGGCGGCAAGATCATCGTCGACGGCGAAGACGTTACCGCCTTCAACGCCAGCCAGCTGCGTGGCTTCCGCCAGCAGGTCGGGATGATTTTCCAGCACTTCAACCTGCTGGCCTCCAAGACTGTCGCCGACAACGTCGCCCTGCCACTGACCCTGGCCGGCGAACTGTCGCGCAGCGAAATCGATAAGCGCGTCACCGAGCTGCTGGCCCGCGTGGGCCTTTCGGACCACGCTAAAAAGTACCCGGCGCAACTGTCCGGCGGCCAGAAGCAGCGCGTCGGCATCGCCCGCGCCCTGTCCACCAACCCGAAGATCCTGCTGTGCGACGAGGCCACCAGTGCCCTCGACCCGCAAACCACGGCCTCGGTCCTGCAACTGCTGGCCGAAATCAACCGTGAGCTGAAGCTGACCATCGTGCTGATCACCCATGAAATGGATGTGATCCGCCGTGTCTGCGACTGTGTGGCAGTGATGGACGCCGGCCAGATCGTCGAGCAAGGCTCGGTGGCCGAAGTGTTCCTGCACCCGCAGCACCCCACCACCAAGCGCTTCGTGCAGGAAGACGAGCAAGTCGATGAAGGCGAACAGCGCGACGACTTTGCCCACGTACCGGGCCGCATCGTGCGCCTGACCTTCCAGGGCGACGCCACCTATGCGCCGCTGCTGGGCACCGTGGCCCGCGAAACCGGTGTGGACTACAGCATCCTCGCCGGGCGTATCGACCGCATCAAGGATGTCCCCTATGGCCAGCTCACCCTCGCCCTGATCGGCGGAGACATGGAAGCGGCGTTCGCCCGCTTCAAGGCAGCTGACGTACATATGGAGGTACTGCGTTGA
- the katE gene encoding Catalase HPII (*Name katE), which produces MPSKKTDAPKHSEAAGTQTPDRANTNAKLQSLETFRSDATGQALRTNQGVKVADNQNSLKAGARGPSLLEDFIMREKITHFDHERIPERIVHARGTGAHGYFQSYGCHAALTKAGFLQDPEKITPVFVRFSTVQGPRGSGDTVRDVRGFAVKFYTDEGNFDLVGNNMPVFFIQDAIKFPDFVHAVKPEPHNEMPTGGSAHDTFWDFVSLVPESAHMVIWAMSDRAIPRSLRMMEGFGVHTFRLINAEGVASFVKFHWKPRQGVHSVLWDEAQKLAGKDTDYHRRDLWEAIETGDYPEWELGVQIVPEADEHKFDFDLLDPTKLIPEELVPVTLLGKMVLNRNPDNFFAETEQVAFCPGHIVPGIDFTNDPLLQGRLFSYTDTQISRLGGPNFHEIPINRPVAPNHSSQRDAMHRMTIDKGRAAYEPNSIDGGWPKETPPAAQDGGFESYQERIDAHKIRQRSESFGDHFSQARMFFQSMSPTEQQHIIKAYSFELGKVERAEIREREVNEVLANIDLKLAAAVAANLGLPAPKQGTVKVKGSKLVQSKALSQMNHPGDVGIKGRKIALLVANGVDAASVDRLVKALEAESARPMLLGPTSAPVKTADGKQLPVDASMEGMPSIMFDGIVVPAGKASTDALAASGLAKHFLLEGYKHLKALVLTKALATGLGLKEDKGLLLGDDQKTVDAFVKAVEGHRVWEREAAAEAIPA; this is translated from the coding sequence ATGCCCAGCAAGAAAACGGACGCGCCCAAGCACAGTGAAGCCGCCGGCACCCAGACCCCCGACCGGGCCAACACCAATGCCAAGTTGCAGAGCCTGGAAACCTTCCGCAGCGATGCCACTGGCCAGGCCTTGCGCACCAACCAGGGGGTGAAGGTGGCTGACAACCAGAACAGCCTCAAGGCCGGTGCACGGGGCCCGTCGCTGCTCGAAGACTTCATCATGCGCGAGAAGATCACCCACTTCGACCATGAGCGCATCCCCGAACGCATCGTGCATGCCCGCGGTACCGGGGCGCACGGCTACTTCCAGAGCTATGGCTGCCATGCAGCGCTGACCAAGGCCGGCTTCCTGCAGGACCCGGAAAAAATCACCCCCGTGTTCGTGCGGTTTTCCACCGTACAGGGGCCACGCGGGTCGGGTGACACGGTGCGTGATGTGCGCGGTTTTGCCGTCAAGTTCTACACCGATGAGGGTAATTTCGACCTTGTTGGCAACAACATGCCAGTGTTCTTTATTCAGGATGCCATCAAGTTCCCAGACTTTGTGCATGCCGTGAAACCTGAGCCGCACAACGAAATGCCCACTGGCGGCTCGGCCCATGACACGTTCTGGGACTTCGTTTCGCTGGTGCCGGAGTCGGCACACATGGTGATCTGGGCCATGTCCGACCGCGCCATCCCGCGCAGCCTGCGCATGATGGAAGGCTTTGGCGTGCACACCTTCCGCCTGATCAACGCCGAGGGTGTGGCCAGTTTCGTCAAGTTCCACTGGAAGCCGCGCCAGGGGGTGCATTCTGTGCTGTGGGACGAAGCGCAGAAGCTGGCGGGCAAGGACACTGATTATCACCGGCGCGACCTATGGGAGGCCATCGAGACCGGTGACTACCCGGAATGGGAGTTGGGCGTGCAAATAGTGCCCGAGGCTGACGAGCACAAATTCGATTTCGACCTGCTGGACCCTACCAAGCTGATCCCCGAGGAGCTGGTGCCAGTCACCCTGCTGGGCAAGATGGTGCTCAACCGCAACCCTGACAACTTCTTCGCCGAGACCGAGCAGGTTGCCTTCTGCCCAGGGCACATCGTGCCGGGCATCGACTTTACCAACGACCCGCTGCTGCAGGGGCGGCTGTTCTCGTACACCGACACCCAGATCAGCCGGTTGGGTGGGCCGAACTTCCATGAAATCCCGATCAACCGGCCTGTGGCGCCGAACCACAGCAGCCAGCGCGATGCCATGCACCGCATGACCATAGACAAGGGCCGGGCTGCGTACGAACCCAACTCCATCGACGGCGGTTGGCCGAAAGAAACACCGCCTGCGGCGCAGGATGGCGGTTTCGAGAGTTATCAGGAGCGTATCGATGCGCACAAGATACGTCAGCGTAGCGAGTCGTTCGGCGACCACTTCTCGCAAGCGCGGATGTTCTTCCAGAGCATGAGCCCGACGGAGCAGCAACACATCATCAAGGCCTACAGCTTTGAACTGGGCAAGGTGGAGCGAGCAGAGATTCGTGAGCGTGAGGTGAACGAGGTCCTGGCCAATATCGACCTGAAGCTGGCAGCGGCAGTGGCGGCCAACCTGGGGCTGCCTGCGCCCAAGCAGGGAACGGTCAAGGTGAAAGGCAGCAAGCTCGTGCAGTCCAAGGCGCTGAGCCAGATGAACCACCCCGGTGACGTGGGCATCAAGGGGCGCAAGATTGCGCTGCTGGTGGCCAATGGCGTGGATGCTGCGAGTGTCGACAGGCTGGTCAAGGCACTGGAGGCTGAAAGCGCGCGGCCGATGTTACTGGGGCCGACCTCGGCACCGGTGAAAACTGCGGATGGCAAGCAGCTGCCGGTGGACGCGTCGATGGAAGGGATGCCATCGATCATGTTCGACGGGATTGTCGTACCCGCAGGCAAGGCCTCGACGGACGCGTTGGCGGCTAGCGGGCTGGCCAAACACTTCTTGCTGGAGGGCTACAAGCACCTGAAGGCGCTGGTGTTGACCAAGGCGCTGGCGACCGGCCTGGGGCTCAAGGAGGACAAGGGGTTGCTGCTGGGGGATGACCAGAAGACCGTGGATGCCTTTGTCAAAGCGGTTGAAGGGCATCGGGTTTGGGAGCGGGAAGCGGCAGCGGAGGCTATCCCAGCCTGA
- the znuB_1 gene encoding High-affinity zinc uptake system membrane protein ZnuB (*Name znuB_1) has translation MADFLLYALLAGLSLALVAGPLGSFVVWRRMAYFGDTLSHAALLGVALGFALDVSPALAVTIGCLLLAILLVTLQQRQPLASDTLLGILAPSTLSLGLVVLSFMHDVRIDLMAYLFGDLLAISTTDLAWILGGSALVLLLLAVLWRPLLAVTVHEELAMVEGLPVAGLRLALMLLIAVVIAVAMKIVGVLLITSLLIIPAAAAQRHARSPEQMALGASLLGVTAVCGGLAMSWFKDTPAGPSIVVCAAVLFLLSLALPKR, from the coding sequence ATGGCTGATTTTCTTCTTTACGCCCTGCTTGCCGGTTTGTCCCTGGCGCTGGTAGCCGGCCCGCTGGGTTCCTTCGTGGTGTGGCGGCGCATGGCCTACTTTGGTGACACCCTGTCCCATGCCGCCTTGCTCGGCGTAGCCCTGGGCTTTGCCCTGGATGTCAGCCCGGCGTTGGCCGTTACCATCGGCTGCCTGCTGCTGGCGATCTTGCTGGTGACCTTGCAGCAACGCCAACCGCTGGCCTCCGATACCCTGCTCGGCATTCTTGCCCCCAGCACCCTGTCGCTGGGCCTGGTGGTGCTTAGTTTCATGCACGATGTGCGCATCGACCTGATGGCCTACCTGTTCGGCGACCTGCTGGCCATCAGCACCACCGACCTGGCGTGGATCCTCGGCGGCAGTGCGCTGGTGCTGCTGCTACTCGCCGTGCTGTGGCGGCCGCTGCTGGCAGTTACCGTGCACGAAGAACTGGCCATGGTCGAAGGCCTGCCGGTGGCCGGCCTGCGCCTGGCACTGATGCTGCTGATTGCGGTGGTAATTGCCGTGGCCATGAAGATCGTCGGTGTATTGCTGATCACCTCGCTGCTGATCATCCCCGCCGCTGCGGCGCAGCGTCACGCCCGCTCCCCCGAGCAGATGGCCCTGGGTGCCAGCTTGCTGGGAGTTACTGCCGTTTGCGGTGGCCTGGCCATGTCCTGGTTCAAGGACACCCCCGCCGGCCCGTCGATCGTGGTCTGCGCGGCGGTGCTATTCTTGCTGAGCCTGGCCCTGCCGAAACGCTGA
- the znuC gene encoding Zinc import ATP-binding protein ZnuC (*Name znuC), with protein sequence MSDALIRLEQVGVTFGGEAVLDSIDLSVAPGQIVTLIGPNGAGKTTLVRAVLGLLKPHRGKVWRKPKLRIGYMPQKIQVDATLPLSVLRFLRLVPGVDRAAALSALQEVGAEQVIDSPIQTISGGEMQRVLLARALLREPQLLVLDEPVQGVDVVGQTELYNLITRLRDRHGCGVLMVSHDLHLVMSATDQVVCLNRHVCCSGHPEQVSGDPAFVELFGQTAPSLAIYHHHHDHSHDLHGSVVAPGTHVHGEHCKHG encoded by the coding sequence ATGAGCGATGCCCTGATCCGCCTGGAGCAGGTCGGCGTCACCTTTGGCGGCGAGGCGGTGCTCGACAGCATCGACCTGTCGGTCGCACCCGGCCAGATCGTCACCCTGATCGGCCCCAACGGGGCGGGCAAGACTACCCTGGTGCGCGCCGTGCTCGGCCTGCTCAAGCCACACCGCGGCAAGGTATGGCGCAAGCCAAAGCTGCGCATTGGCTACATGCCGCAAAAGATCCAGGTCGATGCCACGCTGCCGCTGTCGGTGCTGCGCTTCCTGCGCCTGGTGCCCGGCGTAGACCGCGCCGCAGCCTTGTCGGCGTTGCAGGAAGTGGGCGCCGAACAGGTCATCGACAGCCCGATCCAGACCATTTCCGGCGGCGAGATGCAACGCGTGCTGCTGGCCCGCGCCCTGCTGCGCGAACCCCAGTTGCTGGTGCTCGACGAGCCGGTGCAGGGCGTGGACGTGGTCGGCCAGACCGAGCTGTACAACCTCATCACCCGCCTGCGCGACCGCCATGGCTGCGGCGTGCTGATGGTGTCCCACGACCTGCACCTAGTGATGAGTGCCACCGACCAGGTGGTGTGCCTGAACCGTCACGTGTGCTGCTCGGGCCACCCCGAGCAAGTCAGCGGCGACCCGGCGTTCGTCGAACTGTTTGGCCAGACCGCACCGAGCCTGGCCATCTACCACCACCACCACGACCACAGCCACGACCTGCACGGTTCGGTGGTCGCCCCTGGCACCCATGTTCACGGAGAGCACTGCAAGCATGGCTGA
- the zur gene encoding Zinc uptake regulation protein (*Name zur) — protein sequence MSITPLANRPHDHSHCVHSALAEADALCTRQGLRLTALRRRVLELVWQSHKPLGAYDILAVLSEQDGRRAAPPTVYRALDFLLENGLVHRIASLNAFIGCSHPEHVHQGQFLICRACHVAIELEQSSISDAIINSAKGVGFTVETQTVEVVGLCGSCRGAA from the coding sequence ATGTCCATCACGCCGCTGGCCAACCGTCCTCACGATCACTCCCATTGCGTACACAGCGCTCTGGCTGAAGCCGACGCCTTGTGCACCCGCCAGGGCCTGCGCCTCACCGCGCTGCGCCGCCGTGTGCTGGAGCTGGTGTGGCAAAGCCACAAGCCGCTGGGCGCCTACGACATCCTCGCCGTGCTCAGCGAGCAGGACGGCCGCCGCGCCGCCCCGCCCACGGTTTACCGTGCGCTGGACTTCCTGCTGGAAAACGGCCTGGTGCACCGCATTGCCTCGCTCAACGCCTTCATCGGCTGCAGCCACCCCGAGCACGTGCACCAAGGCCAGTTCCTGATTTGCCGGGCCTGCCATGTGGCCATCGAGCTGGAGCAGAGCAGCATCAGCGACGCCATCATTAACAGCGCCAAAGGCGTGGGCTTCACGGTCGAAACCCAGACCGTGGAAGTTGTAGGCCTGTGCGGCAGCTGCCGGGGCGCGGCATGA
- the znuA gene encoding High-affinity zinc uptake system protein ZnuA (*Name znuA), giving the protein MSRFLALFVAFIAFSAQADVRVLTSIKPLQQIAAAVQDGVGSPDVLLPPGASPHHYALRPSDVRRVGDADLLYWIGPDMENFLPRVLASRSKPTVAVQSLTGMKLRHFGEDSHSHEEEDHDDHDHDHRPGSLDAHLWLSSVNARVIAAKMAADLAQVDPANAARYQSNLKAFDERLDALDGRIKARVDGIAGKPYFVFHEAFDYFEAEYGLKHTGVFSVASEVQPGAQHVAAMRKRLQEVGKTCVFSEPPLRPRLAETLTAGLPVRLAELDALGGTDPVDGKGYERLLEKLGGDLAGCLEQL; this is encoded by the coding sequence GTGTCCCGATTCCTAGCTCTGTTTGTCGCTTTCATCGCATTTTCCGCCCAGGCCGATGTGCGTGTGCTCACCAGTATCAAGCCCCTGCAGCAGATTGCCGCCGCCGTGCAGGATGGCGTTGGCAGCCCTGACGTGCTGCTGCCGCCAGGCGCTTCGCCGCACCACTATGCATTGCGCCCGTCCGATGTGCGCCGGGTAGGTGATGCCGACCTGCTGTACTGGATCGGCCCGGACATGGAGAACTTCCTGCCGCGTGTGCTGGCTAGCCGCAGCAAGCCAACAGTGGCCGTGCAGTCGCTGACGGGCATGAAGCTGCGCCATTTTGGTGAGGACAGCCATTCCCACGAGGAAGAAGACCACGACGACCATGACCACGATCATCGTCCAGGCAGCCTGGATGCTCACTTGTGGCTATCGTCGGTCAACGCGCGGGTTATCGCAGCAAAAATGGCCGCTGACTTGGCCCAGGTCGACCCGGCCAACGCGGCTCGCTATCAGAGCAACCTGAAGGCCTTCGATGAGCGCCTGGATGCACTGGATGGGCGTATCAAGGCGCGGGTAGACGGTATTGCCGGCAAGCCGTACTTCGTGTTCCACGAAGCGTTCGATTACTTCGAGGCTGAATATGGCTTGAAGCATACCGGCGTGTTCAGCGTGGCGTCCGAGGTGCAGCCAGGGGCGCAGCATGTGGCAGCCATGCGCAAGCGCCTGCAGGAAGTGGGCAAGACCTGCGTGTTCAGCGAGCCGCCGCTACGGCCACGCCTGGCCGAGACCCTTACCGCCGGGTTGCCGGTACGTCTGGCCGAGCTGGATGCACTGGGCGGCACCGACCCCGTGGATGGCAAGGGCTATGAGCGCTTGCTGGAGAAGCTGGGCGGTGACCTGGCTGGGTGCCTGGAGCAACTCTAA
- the thrB gene encoding Homoserine kinase (*Name thrB), producing MSVFTPVTRPELETFLAPYELGRLLDFQGIAAGTENSNFFVSLEQGEFVLTLIERGPSEDMPFFIELLDTLHAADMPVPYALRDRDGNGLRELCGKPALLQPRLSGKHIKAPNNQHCAQVGELLAHIHLATREHIIERKTDRGLDWMLASGAELLPRLTAEQAALLQPALDEITAHKAQILALPRANLHADLFRDNVMFEGTHLTGVIDFYNACSGPMLYDIAITVNDWCLDEQGAVDVPRAQALLAAYAALRPFTAAEAELWPEMLRVGCVRFWLSRLIAAESFAGMDVMIHDPSEFEVRLAQRQQVALHLPFAL from the coding sequence ATGTCAGTCTTCACCCCCGTGACCCGGCCTGAGCTGGAAACCTTTCTGGCGCCGTACGAGCTGGGCCGTCTGCTCGACTTCCAGGGCATTGCCGCCGGCACCGAGAACAGCAATTTCTTCGTCAGCCTCGAACAGGGGGAGTTCGTCCTGACGTTGATCGAGCGCGGGCCTAGCGAGGACATGCCGTTCTTCATCGAACTGCTCGACACCCTGCACGCCGCCGACATGCCGGTGCCCTATGCCCTTCGTGACCGCGACGGCAATGGCCTGCGCGAGTTGTGCGGCAAGCCGGCGCTGCTGCAGCCACGGCTGTCGGGCAAGCACATCAAGGCGCCGAACAACCAGCACTGCGCCCAGGTTGGCGAGCTGCTGGCACACATTCACCTGGCCACCCGCGAGCACATCATCGAGCGCAAGACCGACCGCGGTCTGGACTGGATGCTGGCCTCCGGTGCCGAGCTGCTGCCGCGCCTGACTGCCGAGCAAGCCGCGCTGCTGCAACCGGCGCTGGATGAAATTACCGCGCACAAGGCACAGATCCTGGCCTTGCCACGGGCCAACCTGCATGCCGACCTGTTCCGCGACAACGTGATGTTCGAAGGTACCCACCTGACCGGTGTGATCGACTTCTACAACGCCTGCTCCGGGCCGATGCTGTATGACATCGCCATCACCGTGAACGACTGGTGCCTGGATGAGCAGGGCGCAGTGGATGTGCCACGTGCCCAGGCACTGCTGGCGGCCTATGCGGCGCTGCGGCCGTTCACTGCGGCCGAAGCTGAACTGTGGCCGGAAATGTTGCGGGTAGGTTGCGTGCGTTTCTGGCTGTCGCGCCTGATCGCGGCCGAATCGTTTGCCGGGATGGATGTGATGATCCACGACCCGAGCGAGTTCGAAGTGCGCCTGGCCCAGCGCCAGCAAGTGGCTTTGCACTTGCCGTTCGCCCTCTGA